The Diospyros lotus chloroplast, complete genome genome has a window encoding:
- the psbA gene encoding photosystem II protein D1 — protein MTAILERRESESLWGRFCNWITSTENRLYIGWFGVLMIPTLLTATSVFIIAFIAAPPVDIDGIREPVSGSLLYGNNIISGAIIPTSAAIGLHFYPIWEAASVDEWLYNGGPYELIVLHFLLGVACYMGREWELSFRLGMRPWIAVAYSAPVAAAAAVFLIYPIGQGSFSDGMPLGISGTFNFMIVFQAEHNILMHPFHMLGVAGVFGGSLFSAMHGSLVTSSLIRETTENESANAGYRFGQEEETYNIVAAHGYFGRLIFQYASFNNSRSLHFFLAAWPVVGIWFTALGISTMAFNLNGFNFNQSVVDSQGRVINTWADIINRANLGMEVMHERNAHNFPLDLAAIEAPSTNG, from the coding sequence ATGACTGCAATTTTAGAGAGACGCGAAAGCGAAAGCCTATGGGGTCGCTTCTGTAACTGGATAACTAGCACCGAAAACCGTCTTTACATTGGATGGTTTGGTGTTTTGATGATCCCTACCTTATTAACCGCAACTTCTGTATTTATTATCGCCTTCATTGCTGCACCTCCAGTAGATATTGATGGTATTCGTGAACCTGTTTCCGGATCTCTACTTTATGGAAACAATATTATCTCCGGTGCCATTATTCCTACTTCTGCAGCTATCGGTTTGCACTTTTACCCGATATGGGAAGCGGCATCCGTTGATGAATGGTTATACAATGGCGGTCCTTATGAGCTAATTGTTCTACACTTCTTACTTGGTGTAGCTTGTTACATGGGTCGTGAGTGGGAACTTAGTTTCCGTTTGGGTATGCGACCTTGGATTGCCGTTGCATATTCAGCTCCTGTTGCAGCTGCTGCTGCTGTTTTCTTGATCTACCCAATTGGTCAAGGAAGTTTTTCTGATGGTATGCCTCTAGGAATCTCCGGTACTTTCAACTTCATGATCGTATTCCAGGCTGAGCACAACATCCTTATGCACCCATTCCACATGTTAGGTGTAGCTGGTGTATTCGGCGGCTCCCTATTCAGTGCTATGCATGGTTCCTTGGTAACTTCTAGTTTGATCAGGGAAACCACAGAAAATGAATCTGCTAATGCGGGTTACAGATTCGGTCAAGAGGAAGAAACTTATAATATCGTTGCTGCTCATGGTTATTTTGGCCGATTGATCTTCCAATATGCTAGTTTCAACAACTCTCGTTCTTTACATTTCTTCCTAGCTGCTTGGCCTGTAGTAGGTATCTGGTTCACTGCTTTAGGTATCAGCACTATGGCTTTCAACCTAAATGGTTTCAATTTCAACCAATCTGTAGTTGATAGTCAAGGCCGTGTAATTAATACTTGGGCTGATATCATTAACCGTGCTAATCTTGGTATGGAAGTTATGCATGAACGTAATGCTCATAACTTCCCTCTAGACCTAGCTGCTATTGAAGCTCCATCTACAAATGGATAA
- the matK gene encoding maturase K, with product MEEFKRYLELDRSQQHDFVYPLIFQEYIYALAHDHGLNRSIFLENTGYDNKYSLLIVKRLITQMYQRNHLIFCANDSNQNPFFGHNTNVYSQMVLEGFAVLVEIPFSLRLIFSLKGKEIVKSHNLQSIHSIFPFLEDKFSHLNYVLDILIPHSIHLEVLVQTLRYWVKDVSSLHLLRFFLHEYRNWNSLISPKKSSFSFSKRNQRLFLFLYNSHVCEYESIFVFLRNQSSHLRSISSGTFLERIYFYGKIEHFVEVFTKDFKAILWLFKDPFMHYVRYQGKSLLASKGTSLLMNKWKYYLVNFWQCYFYMWSQPGRIHRNQLSNHSLDLLGYLSSVRLNPSIVRSQMLENSFLIGNAIKKFDTIVPIIPLIGSLSKAKFCNVLGHPISKPVWSDLSDSDIIDRFGRIYRNLSHYYSGSSKKMSLYRIKYILRLSCARTLARKHKSTVRAFLKRLGSELLEEFFTEEEQVFSLTFPKASFTSRGLYRRRIWYLDIICINDLANH from the coding sequence ATGGAGGAATTCAAAAGATATTTAGAACTAGATAGATCTCAGCAACACGACTTCGTATATCCACTTATCTTTCAGGAGTATATTTATGCACTTGCCCATGATCATGGGTTAAATAGATCGATTTTCTTGGAAAATACGGGTTATGACAATAAATACAGCTTACTAATTGTGAAACGTTTAATTACTCAAATGTATCAACGGAATCATTTGATTTTTTGTGCTAATGATTCTAACCAAAATCCATTTTTTGGACACAACACAAATGTGTATTCTCAAATGGTGTTAGAAGGATTTGCAGTCCTTGTGGAAATTCCATTTTCTCTACGATTAATATTTTCCCTAAAAGGAAAAGAAATAGTCAAATCTCATAATTTACAATCAATTCATTCAATATTTCCTTTTTTAGAGGACAAATTTTCACATTTAAATTATGTGTTAGATATACTAATACCCCACTCCATCCATCTGGAAGTCTTGGTTCAAACTCTTCGATACTGGGTAAAAGATGTTTCCTCTTTGCATTTATTACGATTCTTTCTCCACGAGTATCGTAATTGGAATAGTCTTATTAGTCCAAAGAAATCTAGTTTTTCTTTTTCAAAAAGAAATCAAAGATTATTCTTGTTCCTATATAATTCTCATGTATGTGAATACGAATCTATCTTTGTTTTTCTCCGCAACCAATCTTCTCATTTACGATCAATATCTTCTGGAACCTTTCTTGAACGAATATATTTCTATGGAAAAATAGAACATTTCGTAGAAGTCTTTACTAAAGATTTTAAGGCCATTCTATGGTTGTTCAAGGATCCTTTCATGCATTATGTTAGGTATCAAGGAAAATCCCTTTTGGCTTCAAAAGGGACGTCTCTATTGATGAATAAATGGAAATATTACCTTGTCAATTTCTGGCAATGTTATTTTTATATGTGGTCTCAACCAGGAAGGATACATAGAAACCAATTATCCAACCATTCCCTCGACCTTCTGGGATATCTTTCAAGTGTGCGACTAAACCCTTCAATAGTACGAAGTCAAATGCTAGAAAATTCATTTCTAATAGGTAATGCTATTAAGAAGTTCGATACCATAGTTCCAATTATTCCTCTGATTGGATCATTGTCTAAAGCGAAATTTTGTAATGTATTAGGACATCCTATTAGTAAGCCGGTCTGGTCCGATTTATCCGATTCGGATATTATTGACCGATTCGGGCGTATATATAGAAATCTTTCTCATTATTATAGCGGATCCTCAAAAAAAATGAGTTTGTATCGAATAAAGTATATACTTCGACTTTCTTGTGCTAGAACTTTGGCTCGTAAACACAAAAGTACGGTACGTGCTTTTTTGAAAAGATTAGGCTCGGAATTATTGGAAGAATTCTTTACGGAGGAAGAACAAGTTTTCTCTTTGACCTTCCCAAAAGCTTCTTTTACTTCGCGGGGGTTATATAGAAGGCGGATTTGGTATTTGGATATTATTTGTATCAATGATCTGGCAAATCATTGA